A part of Oncorhynchus gorbuscha isolate QuinsamMale2020 ecotype Even-year linkage group LG09, OgorEven_v1.0, whole genome shotgun sequence genomic DNA contains:
- the LOC124044002 gene encoding LOW QUALITY PROTEIN: zinc finger protein GLI2-like (The sequence of the model RefSeq protein was modified relative to this genomic sequence to represent the inferred CDS: deleted 1 base in 1 codon), with protein METSAPTATEKKEHKGSGLDGSSFSDLPKKPSPTTVTRGPHHLFPTFHTPIPIDMRHHEGRYHYEPHPLHAMHGHHGLAGSPVISDGISLIRLSPHAAGTGDSPFSPPHSYVHPQMEHYLRSMHSSPTLSMISAARGLSPAEVTHEHLKEHGLFSLPPPPPGANPTDYYHLMASGRSTYGDLIMQTGAAAAAAAAAAHLPDYISPVDVSRFSSPRLTPRLNRKRALSISPLSDASIDLQTMIRTSPNSLVAYINNSRSSSAASSSYGHLSVSGISPSFTFPHPINPMAYQQLLNQQRGLSAFGHTPPLIQPSPSFAARQHAHALAASTLNTTHNTSSSESNQNAGGDPAVSSTVNPMITKRHKVKTEAEGPRPISPCFQEHVLDLSEELDKDECKQEPEAVYETNCHWVGCSKEYDTQDQLVHHINNDHIHGEKKEFVCRWDECSREQKPFKAQYMLVVHMRRHTGEKPHKCTFEGCCKAYSRLENLKTHLRSHTGEKPYVCEHEGCNKAFSNASDRAKHQNRTHSNEKPYICKIPGCTKRYTDPSSLRKHVKTVHGPEAHVTKKQRGDVPPRGPPKGNGENEANAKQSRRGMDGKMEANSTIRGAEDCLQVKSIKTENSITYQSSPGGHSSCSSEPSPLGSAHNNDSGVEMALHSGGSFGDLSALDDPPMVDSSTLSPRTSVGVGLGLHKGGGVTIKLENIKKERLKNVRDSCPWANSGPQAPQVRNTKLPPIPAVGSLLENSNMIAPPGPYPGQRLGDLSSCEVTMLNQLNEQGRRDSNTSTASSAYISRRSSGISPCYSSRRSSEASQFSNRHNNISSADSYDPISTDLSRRSSEASQCGGGGGNLSSLLSLTPAQHYHLKAKYAAAIGGAPPTPLPNMERMSLRTRMALYGDHSQERESLSHSQLFHPPTAAVPRRCSDIGYGSHSMMPHEVPGNLPRRASDPVRRPTLDPLSLPRVQRYNSMNSMNPNSMMPPPSADRRGLAMQSYTRSDGSLHHHPFAPRPPSISENVVMETMAVEGLDHAGDEDMVLPDDVVQYLRSQNTGPGQSAGPANYANSQSQGGFQVQGNMTSSQQQFYGQRRMAMVDANMPLPGSSQVPLPPYQMSPGSGSQQQQYPASHSMNNKNNMPVQWNEVSSGTVDATATSRLTKQNLLRNNNLAMVQQRQNFGHFQGRMGSNSNQQVMPMNQNMALQGYTQRSNSQWINSVQQQQRQPCSMNYPEQMSPQQGYGQEIIPVPNSGSGNGSFRPNINGMALPNGRVMATHNNPDTQIYRSRTPVESYAPHMIQVDQQNYSISSQQQDVNTGNRAGMQPRPPMEPKSMSSRQHSGSRGMMQQNRFPQSDLHHNTSEASPKRPGSTAAHTGGHNRDSNSNASMFYAGQIQMFEPNNNHNVSFNSPMSPVMGQTPGGTTVTIASPGVNQVTSTVDSSGSSGSISGVEHAQIDFDAMLDDGDHSSLMSGTLSPGLLTSLSQNSSRLTTPRNSVTLASVPAGIGNMAIGDMSSMLTTLAEESKFLNMMS; from the exons TGACCCATGAGCACCTGAAGGAGCATGGTCTGttcagcctgccccctccaccTCCAGGTGCCAACCCTACAGATTACTACCACCTCATGGCCAGTGGCAGGAGCACTTACGGAGACCTCATCATGCAGACCGGGGCggccgcagcagcagcagcagcagccgcacACCTGCCTGACTACATCAGCCCTGTGGATG TGTCCCGGTTCTCCAGCCCCAGACTGACCCCCAGGCTGAACAGAAAGCGAGCCctgtccatctcccctctctcagaCGCCAGCATCGACCTGCAGACCATGATCCGTACCTCGCCCAACTCCCTCGTGGCCTACATTAACAACTCACGTTCCAGCTCTGCAGCCAGCAGCTCCTACGGACACCTGTCCGTCAGCGGCATCAG TCCGTCGTTCACCTTCCCCCACCCCATCAACCCCATGGCCTACCAGCAGCTGCTCAACCAGCAGAGAGGCCTGAGTGCGTTCGGCCATACTCCTCCCCTTATCCAGCCCTCGCCCTCCTTCGCTGCCCGCCAGCATGCCCACGCCCTGGCAGCCTCCACCCTCAACACCACCCACAACACCTCCAGCTCTGAGTCCAACCAG AATGCTGGTGGTGACCCGGCGGTGAGCAGCACAGTCAACCCCATGATCACCAAGAGGCACAAGGTCAAGACAGAAGCAGAAGGACCCCGGCCCATATCACCATGCTTTCAG GAGCATGTCCTGGACCTGAGTGAGGAGCTGGACAAAGATGAGTGTAAGCAGGAGCCAGAGGCTGTCTACGAGACCAACTGTCACTGGGTCGGCTGCAGCAAGGAGTACGACACCCAGGACCAGCTCGTTCAT CATATCAACAATGACCACATCCACGGGGAGAAGAAGGAGTTTGTGTGTCGCTGGGATGAGTGCTCACGGGAACAGAAGCCCTTCAAGGCTCAGTACATGCTGGTGGTCCATATGAGgagacacactggagagaagccacacaaatgcaca tttgAAGGATGCTGTAAGGCCTACTCTCGCCTGGAGAACCTGAAGACCCATCTGAGGtctcacacaggggagaagccttacgtCTGTGAACACGAGGGCTGCAACAAAGCCTTCTCCAACGCCTCAGACAGAGCCAAGCACCAGAACAGAACTCACTCCAATGAG AAACCCTACATCTGTAAGATCCCTGGGTGCACTAAGCGCTACACAGACCCCAGCTCTCTCAGGAAGCATGTGAAGACGGTCCACGGACCTGAGGCCCACGTCACGAAGAAACAACGTGGCGATGTGCCCCCCAGGGGTCCTCCTAAGGGGAATGGAGAGAACGAGGCAAACGCCAAACAGAGtcgtagagggatggatggaaaaaTGGAGGCTAACAGCACCATTAGAGGAGCAGAGGACTGCCTGCAGGTCAAGTCAATCAAGACTGAGAACTCAATA acGTATCAATCCAGCCCGGGCGGTCACTCGTCATGTAGCAGTGAGCCGTCGCCACTTGGCAGTGCCCACAACAATGACAGTGGAGTAGAGATGGCCCTGCACAGTGGGGGCAGCTTTGGGGACCTGAGTGCACTGGATGACCCTCCCATGGTGgactcctccaccctctccccccgCACCTCGGTGGGGGTGGGTCTTGGGCTTCATAAAGGGGGAGGAGTCACCATCAAGCTGGAGAACATCAAAAAGGAGAGGCTCAAGAATGTGAGGGACTCTTGTCCCTGGGCCAACTCTGGTCCTCAGGCACCTCAGGTCCGAAACACCAAGCTGCCTCCCATTCCTGCTGTTG GTTCCCTTCTGGAAAACTCTAATATGATCGCTCCACCCGGGCCCTACCCTGGTCAGCGTCTTGGTGACCTGTCATCATGCGAGGTGACCATGCTGAACCAGCTAAACGAACAGGGCCGCCGGGACAGCAACACCAGCACTGCCAGCTCAGCCTACATCAGCCGGCGCTCCTCTGGCATCTCCCCCTGCTACTCCAGCCGCCGCTCCTCCGAAGCCTCGCAGTTCAGCAACCGCCACAACAACATCAGCTCAGCCGACTCCTACGAccccatctccacagacctgTCCCGTAGATCCAGCGAGGCCAgccagtgtggaggtggaggtggaaacCTCTCTAGTTTGCTCAGCCTCACCCCTGCCCAGCACTACCATCTCAAGGCCAAGTACGCTGCTGCAATCGGGGGAGCTCCACCTACACCTCTGCCCAACATGGAGCGTATGAGCCTCAGGACCAGGATGGCCCTGTACGGGGACCACTCCCAGGAAAGAGAGAGCTTATCCCACTCTCAACTGTTCCACCCACCTACCGCAGCAGTTCCCAGACGCTGCAGCGACATTGGCTATGGTAGCCATAGCATGATGCCCCACGAGGTCCCTGGGAACCTTCCCCGGCGAGCCAGCGACCCCGTCCGCAGacctaccctagacccactatcCCTTCCACGAGTCCAACGCTACAACAGCATGAACAGTATGAACCCCAACAGTATGATGCCTCCTCCCTCTGCCGACCGCCGGGGCCTGGCCATGCAGAGCTACACGCGATCCGACGGAAGCCTGCACCACCACCCCTTCGCCCCACGGCCCCCCAGCATCTCAGAGAACGTGGTGATGGAGACCATGGCCGTGGAAGGGCTGGACCATGCAGGAGATGAGGACATGGTGCTGCCTGATGATGTCGTACAGTACCTGAGGTCTCAGAACACTGGCCCCGGCCAATCTGCAGGCCCCGCCAACTACGCCAACAGCCAATCACAAGGCGGCTTCCAGGTCCAGGGGAATATGACCTCCTCCCAACAGCAGTTCTATGGGCAGAGGAGGATGGCCATGGTGGATGCCAACATGCCCCTGCCTGGGTCAAGCCAGGTTCCCCTACCCCCCTACCAGATGAGCCCTGGGTCTGGCTCCCAGCAGCAGCAGTACCCAGCCTCTCACAGTATGAACAACAAGAACAACATGCCAGTCCAGTGGAACGAGGTCAGCTCAGGGACTGTGGATGCTACAGCCACCTCCAGACTCACCAAGCAGAACCTCCTCAGAAACAACAACCTGGCCATGGTCCAGCAGAGACAGAACTTTGGGCATTTCCAGGGTAGAATgggtagtaacagtaaccagCAGGTGATGCCCATGAACCAGAATATGGCGCTACAAGGCTACACCCAGAGAAGCAACTCCCAGTGGATCAACTCTGTCCAACAGCAACAAAGGCAGCCATGCAGCATGAACTATCCTGAGCAGATGAGTCCCCAGCAGGGATATGGCCAAGAGATCATCCCTGTCCCTAACTCTGGATCTGGGAATGGCAGCTTTCGACCCAACATTAATGGCATGGCACTGCCCAATGGCAGGGTGATGGCTACACACAACAATCCTGATACGCAGATCTACAGGTCAAGGACTCCGGTTGAAAGCTATGCCCCCCACATGATTCAAGTTGACCAGCAGAACTACAGTATTTCTTCTCAGCAGCAAGACGTCAAtactgggaacagagctgggatgCAGCCCAGGCCTCCCATGGAGCCCAAGTCTATGAGCAGTAGACAACACTCAGGGTCCAGAGGTATGATGCAGCAGAACCGTTTCCCTCAGTCTGACTTACATCACAACACCTCTGAGGCCAGTCCAAAGAGACCGGGTAGCACCGCAGCACATACCGGCGGACATAACAGAGACTCAAACTCCAATGCTTCAATGTTTTATGCTGGCCAGATCCAGATGTTTGAACCCAATAACAACCACAATGTGAGCTTCAACTCCCCCATGTCCCCCGTCATGGGCCAGACTCCGGGAGGCACCACTGTTACCATAGCATCTCCAGGGGTCAACCAGGTCACCAGCACCGTTGACTCATCCGGCTCCTCTGGATCGATCTCAGGTGTGGAGCATGCCCAGATCGACTTTGACGCCATGTTGGATGATGGAGACCACTCCAGCCTGATGTCAGGGACCCTTAGCCCCGGACTCCTCACCAGCCTGTCCCAGAATTCCTCGAGGCTTACCACCCCACGTAACTCTGTGACCCTGGCCTCTGTGCCAGCAGGGATTGGTAATATGGCCATCGGAGACATGAGCTCCATGTTGACCACCCTGGCTGAGGAGAGCAAGTTCCTCAACATGATGAGCTAA